The Vitis riparia cultivar Riparia Gloire de Montpellier isolate 1030 chromosome 3, EGFV_Vit.rip_1.0, whole genome shotgun sequence genome segment AACTAGGGCCCACAGATTCCAAACTATCCCATGGGGGAAAGGATCCACTCCCTTGTTGTTCAAGGAAGAGTAGGATGACTTATTTGAAAAGACGCCGTTCTTTGTATCCACCCATACCAAAATATCCTCAAAATTTGAAGAGGGGGAATAATCATGCTACCTCCCAAAGAAGTTATCTACTTCctctaactcccaatcattcaaCTGCCTAAAGAACCTAGGATTCCAACTACCACTATCCCAAATATCAACCACCCAAGTATCCTTAGAGGAAGCTATAGAAAAAAGATCTGGGAAAGCTTCCTTCAATGGCAcatccccacaccatctatcaTTCTAGAACTTCACCCTGCTCCTAGGCAAGAGACTACTTTTCTTGCATAAACAACTGCCATTGACATATTGAGACATAGAGTACATGCAAAAGACTACTCATCGGATATCTGCATTTAATGTCTGATTTATGGAACTATCATATGTTGGTACCaatatgagagaaaaatgtACTGTTGCATGCATTTTTTTGGTCATTCACTTTGAGGAACTTGTATTCATATCAGTAACTTCACTCCTtagttctaggagttattagagTGCTATTGTTTTGATCTCTCATCTTGTGCCATGCATCCCTGGAATTTCTAGTACTTCTTTCATGAGAGTTGAATCCACTTCAGATGGTTCAAGAAATGATGGACTCAAAATTCACTGGACATGGACTGGCAATACTGAAAATGGCTTGCCTGCCTCTGAAATGCAATTTCTGGTAACTGTAAAGAAGACAAGATGCAGAATGAAAATCGAAGCAGGGTGCCCACGTGTTTGGGAAACTCTTCATTACCAAAAGAGAGAGAATCTGTTATTAATGCCATTAAGGTTTCTGGCATCAAGAGACCACCATCTGAGTGCTTGGTGAGTCTCCCTGAAGACCACTCTCGCAGAATTGATGCAACAACTGGCCATTTCGTGTATGTTCGTAGAAAATCTGAAGCAGTACTAAGAAAGAGCAACACTTGCGACAACCGAAGCAGCAATGCTCATTGTCCACATATGGGGCAACTTGGCCACAATGAGGAGACAACCCAGTTGATGCACACGCTATCTAGAAAACCTACTGATCCTCCTCTTGGAAAGACTGGCAATAGGCTACCCCCAGCAGAAGCCAATTATCCTCCCATTACTTCTGCTATCCCTTTTTTGGATAATCCAAGGGGAATGAAAAGTCAGCATTGGGAAGAACGTAATCTTCAATTGCAGAGattgttgaagaaattagaCCAATCAAATCAAGAGGATTATCTCCAGAGTAAGGTTCTTGGAATCAACAAAGTCTCCTTTGGATATTCTATTCTGCCTTAGTTAAATTCTTATGATATTTCTTCCCATATGTTTTATGTGAATTTTATAGTGCTTCGCTCCTTATCCTCCATTGAACTTAGCAGACATGCTGTAAAGTTGGAAAGGAGATCAATTCAGCTTTCACTGGAGGAAGGTATTGGGTTTTCATggctttatttttccttttcaattttcaaaagataTAAAATGGAAATATCCATATGAGGA includes the following:
- the LOC117911816 gene encoding LOW QUALITY PROTEIN: uncharacterized protein LOC117911816 (The sequence of the model RefSeq protein was modified relative to this genomic sequence to represent the inferred CDS: inserted 2 bases in 2 codons); translated protein: MVQEMMDSKFTGHGLXNTENGLPASEMQFLVTVKKTRCRXENRSRVPTCLGNSSLPKERESVINAIKVSGIKRPPSECLVSLPEDHSRRIDATTGHFVYVRRKSEAVLRKSNTCDNRSSNAHCPHMGQLGHNEETTQLMHTLSRKPTDPPLGKTGNRLPPAEANYPPITSAIPFLDNPRGMKSQHWEERNLQLQRLLKKLDQSNQEDYLQMLRSLSSIELSRHAVKLERRSIQLSLEEGKELQRVGALNILEKL